In a genomic window of Melitaea cinxia chromosome 27, ilMelCinx1.1, whole genome shotgun sequence:
- the LOC123667013 gene encoding interleukin enhancer-binding factor 2 homolog: MLSSPLYSPSLLTVSKALFRRALSLLAGGLFLPGCAGLPDPCEAAHSRAHTALDLTAQDHAATTAQTTLVLAYAPAPHLRGGDLLRVVARGGHRYVLGLQAFEGGKDISTEITVWDGVVVSPLAPAYSDAPEPMDTDDKDDEGVQDGVAA, translated from the exons ATGCTTTCAAGTCCGTTATATAGTCCATCTCTGCTAACTGTATCGAAAGCCTTATTCAG ACGCGCGCTGTCGCTGCTGGCGGGCGGGCTGTTCCTGCCGGGCTGCGCGGGGCTGCCGGACCCCTGCGAGGCGGCGCACTCGCGCGCGCACACCGCGCTGGACCTGACCGCTCAGGACCACGCCGCCACCACCGCCCAGACGACTCTTGTTCTCGCATACGCGCCCGCACCGCACTTGAGGGGTGGAGA TCTCCTTCGTGTGGTGGCCCGAGGAGGACATCGGTACGTGTTGGGACTGCAGGCCTTCGAGGGTGGCAAGGACATCTCCACTGAGATCACCGTGTGGGACGGTGTCGTGGTGTCTCCACTGGCCCCTGCTTACAGCGATGCCCCCGAGCCCATGGACACTGATGATAAAG ATGACGAAGGAGTGCAAGACGGAGTCGCCGCTTAG
- the LOC123667014 gene encoding acyl-CoA Delta(11) desaturase-like — MIFKAREYEYGRDIAHRYSVQGGGMLRIRLVRLRNLVKSTLHDTNDLHWPIFQCVKDDKIMTVSKTDTITEEPVNEEVHFEKLVAPQAAPRKYEVVKFNLMTFGYGHIAALYGLYLLCTVATWKTVIFHCIIFIISTLGITAGSHRLWTHKAYKAKRPLQIILMIMSTFAFQNTVVDWVRDHRMHHKYSDTDADPYNPTRGFFFAHIGWMLVRKHEEVKKRGKFLDMSDIYANPVLMFQRRYAIPFIGTVCFLLPTVIPMYFFGETLNTAWHITVLRYFINLHCAFSVNSVAHLYGTKPYDKTIKPTQSSWVSLLVFGEGFHNYHHVFPWDYKTAELGNSALNFTTLFIDFFAWLGWAYDLKTASDAMIKARSERTGDGKNIWGF, encoded by the exons ATGATCTTCAAGGCCCGGGAGTACGAGTATGGTCGCGACATCGCGCACCGGTACAGCGTACAGGGCGGTGGCATGCTGCGTATACGGCTGGTG aGGCTTAGGAATTTAGTAAAATCTACTTTACATGATACAAACGACCTGCACTGGCCTATATTCCAGTGTGTTAAAGACG ATAAAATCATGACAGTCTCAAAAACGGACACCATTACAGAGGAACCTGTAAACGAAGAGGTCCATTTCGAAAAGCTGGTTGCGCCTCAAGCAGCACCACGAAAATATGAAGTCGTTAAGTTTAACCTGATGACCTTCGGTTACGGCCATATAGCGGCTTTGTACGGGTTATACCTCTTGTGCACAGTTGCTACCTGGAAAACTGTTATATTTC attgtataatatttattatatctactcTCGGTATAACGGCTGGATCACATCGTCTATGGACGCATAAAGCTTACAAAGCGAAACGGCCCttgcaaataatattaatgatcaTGAGTACTTTCGCATTTCAAAATACTGTAGTCGATTGGGTGCGGGACCATCGAATGCATCACAA ATACAGCGACACGGACGCTGATCCATACAATCCAACGCGAGGCTTCTTTTTCGCCCACATAGGCTGGATGTTAGTGAGAAAACACGAGGAGGTGAAGAAGCGTGGAAAGTTTCTCGACATGTCGGACATTTATGCAAATCCCGTACTTATGTTTCAGAGAAG atacgCAATTCCCTTTATAGGAACTGTGTGCTTCTTACTGCCAACAGTCATACCGATGTACTTCTTCGGCGAAACATTGAACACAGCTTGGCATATTACTGTCttacgttattttattaatctacaCTGTGCATTTTCAGTCAACAGTGTAGCCCATTTATACGGCACTAAACCTTACGACAAAACCATAAAACCTACGCAGAGTTCATGGGTTTCACTTTTAGTTTTCGGTGAGGGTTTCCATAATTATCACCATGTCTTTCCATGGGATTACAAGACAGCGGAACTGGGTAACAGCGCTCTGAATTTTACAACTTTATTCATCGATTTTTTCGCGTGGCTGGGATGGGCTTACGACCTCAAGACAGCGTCTGATGCCATGATCAAGGCGAGATCAGAGAGAACAGGCGACGGAAAAAACATTTGGgggttttaa